In the Sorghum bicolor cultivar BTx623 chromosome 4, Sorghum_bicolor_NCBIv3, whole genome shotgun sequence genome, AGTTAGACATGTTTTTGCCTAACATAAATTGCCTCTATCAGTGTGAAACAGCTTGATAAAGGAAGTCCTAATGACCTTGTGCGCAGTGAGTCATTTGAAATTCATTCCATATCACCTGCTAAGCAACTGACAAGAGCAGGCACGTTTTAAATTCTTTACCCTCAAAGTAAAAGTTTCACAcatatagttatatatacaaACAACTTTATTAATGTACCATAACATGTACTATATGCTTTTATTGAAATTTAtatgtattttttatttatatattcaATTGTATTGATTAGAGATATAAGAATAAATTTAGTTGCCATATACAATAAGATGAATATGGTGTTGTGTATTGGGCAGTTTCTACTTGCAAAGATGTTGATGAATATTTAGAGAAAACAGCTTTTCAGAAGGGTCGTTTCAAGGTGATACATGATTATAGCAAGGTGCAATTCTATAACTTAAATATTGTGTTTCCTATCATAAATGTTGCTTTTTTATACTATTACATTATTATATAatgatatttttggttattaatGATTAGACCTTTAAGATAATTAATTAACTAATATAGTCTTAAAACTTAATTTTCTTGGTGGTGTTTCATACTAGCTTACATCTTCAATGCAAAATTGAAAAGTTTGTTAGCGATTACTAATCTTATattataattagttaatttagtaTTCTGTAATATGTACCCATAAATTAAGAACTTGCTATTAGTCTCACAATCATACATGTTGTCATCCATATATTCGATGGTTCAGCCATGCTATGTGTGACCCAACTTTTGTATGCATGGGAGTAACAATAACTCTAGAATTTGCAAAGCTTTTGCATGATTGCATCCCATCTTGCTATAACTTTTGGGAAACCATTTGATAATATCTTGATGTTGTATGTTAAAAATGTCATACCTGTCTCAAACTTGCATTTCACATTAAAATTGTGGTTCAAATATTTTTTGAGGTAGATTGAAGGAGCAACACCAAGAGAGAAGGAGTTATTAGAACGTATCAGTAGTTTAGAGCAAATGTAAGTCTATGATTTTTCGACTGAGTTATTATTATGACTAGTAAGATATTTTAATAATCATCTAACTAACTTTTTATCATTATAGGCTTCTTGCTACCCAAGatgaagttgagaggctaaaagCAAAGGGTAAATGTACTATAATGCTCTATAGTAGCACTACTTTGAATCATCACTAATTCATTTGTGTTATATTATTTACCAGAGTCAAAAGGAGCAGAAGGATGTTCGCAACAACAATAGTAGTGAAGTATTAACTTCATTTGTTACCTAGGTGATGCTTGTAATGATAGAAAACAACTATAGTATGTTTTAACCACAAAAGAGTTCACTGAGTTGATTTGGTGGACTATCTCCTAGAAATCATTTGTGCATTATGtattatttttcaaatatttgtTAGATATTTTCTACTCCCTCGTTCCAAAATAAGTGATCTTTTAGTTTCATCTTAAGTCAAACCATTTAAAGTTTGGCCAAGTTTATACAAAAAGGTACTAAGttttatgataccaaataagtGTTTTCAgatttatcataaaatatattttcatattctACCTATTCGGTGTCGTAAATATTAATGTTCTTTCCTATAAATTTGGCCAGCCTTAAAATTGTTTTATCTAGGACAAATCTAAAACATCACttattttgggatggagggagtatcttaGATGGATTTATAAATTAGATTTGTTTTATATGACGGTCAAGTGTTATGGCATGTGATGCTTTTGTACTTGATAATATGGATGTACAAATCTCAAAGCAGGATTGGTGTACGGTAGCACAAGTTACACGTAGGTTGTTGGCCTATGAAGATaacttagtattttttatataCCATTGTCATATAGTTGTGTTTGTACTTTGTTGAACTTGGATGGTGTatgttttatccttaaaataatGAAAcatgttgtataattcatcgtTTCATTATTTTGGTTCTAAACTTCGTTTACACTTTTGTTATTAAACCAATTTGACACAATCCCATATCTATCAGCACAGTTTCAACGCACAACAAACTTGTGTGAATTTGTTTAAAACATGTTTCATTATGTTTTAATAAACATATTTTAAGTTATTATATTGCTTTAAAAGTGGATTTACATAAATTATGTCTGAAGAGTATAAAAACTAACTTTTTATGCATGCTATATACTAATACAACTTGTGAATAGTCTTGTTAAAATGAAAGTTTTTTTTGTTATAGATAAGACTAATACTCCcttcatttcaaattataagttgttcTGTCTTTTTTATATACATAGCTTTCACTATGAatctagatatacactatgtctagatatatagATTTTACTATCTATTTGGAAAAGCTGGGACGACTATATAATTTTCTGTTTGAGAAAATATGATTTTGCCTTAgcggaaagaaaaaagaagttgAAGAAGCCATGGGCATTCTAAAAATTTTGCTTGTAAATGAACCCACTATCCACTTATAATCTTGGAATCCAAATGCGttagattattattattatttataagGATAAAACGGTCGGAAACGGAATTACAATATAGAAAACGAACACGAGCGGTTCGGAATATTTCTATATTTTAGCAATTAAATAGTAAAAAAAATGATTGAAAATGGTTGTGAAACCAGCTAAATTGGATAAATTTTTATGTTTGATAAAATTCAAAAACGATATCATAATATAGAAAATAGTTTCATAATATAGAAAACGAAAACGGTCGGTTCGAAATATTTCCGTTCTATTTTCATTCTTAATTATTTAGCAGTCATAATCCAGGAATCTACATACGTTAGATTATTGTTCCCTTGTTCCCATACTATAAGTTCTCGACGGGGTAAGCTGGGTTAAAATAAAATTCAGACTAGGCTTAACCAAAAGGAGTATAAATTGTTGGACTGGCAACATTTCTACTTTGGACCTTACTGGCCGGGCCGCATTCCTGCCCAACCATGGGCTAACCGCAACACTGCACGACTCTGCTGCAGAACGGGAGCGGCAGCCCAAAACGAAAGGAGAAATCGGCAAGGCACGCGTTGCCCGTGCGCCGGGGCCCAAAAATAGGGGAGCCCCACGTGATCCGCCGCGCAAGCTGGGCCACGGGGTGTCGCGGGCGGGCACGCGCCGCTTCCGCGACCACCCCGGCATCCGCGGAGCCTgccctgcccctgcccctgcccctgcccctgcgCTGCGCTGCCCACCGCTCCTCCGCCTGCTCCGGCCTCAGCTAAAACCGATGGGTGGTGGGAGCCGAGCCCTTTCCCTCTCCTCCCTCTGCGCCACCACCCTCGCCGCCGCCAAGCCCCCGCAGCACCCTTTCCCCTTCGCCCCGGCCAGCCGCGCGCTCCCCCaccgcctcgccgccgccatGTCGTCCTCGTCCTCCCCGACCCCCGCTGCGCCCGCCGCATCGGGCGACGCCGGGGCCCCGGCGCCTTCGGCGTCCAACGCCATCGACTTCCTCACGCTCTGCTACCGCCTCAAGGTGAGCGCCCCCCGTCTAGTCGCTTCGCATTTCCGCGGGCCGGCTTAGTTGGATGGAGATGTGTGTGACGGTGGATGTGATTGCAGACGACCAAAAGGGCGGGCTGGGTGAAGCGCGGGGTGCAGGGGCCCGAGTCGGTGGCCGACCACATGTACAGGATGGGCGTCATGGCGCTCGTCGCGGCCGATCTACCCGGCGTCGACCGCGACAGGTGACCCTGCCCGTTTGCTCTCCATTGTCCAGTCTCTAGCTCGGCAGTATGTAACCTTCTTATGGTTCAGTTTTTATTCACTTGTTTATTTCTCCCTTCAATTACAGGTGTGTCAAGATGGCCATTGTGCACGACATTGCAGAAGGTATGGTCTCAAAAGACTTCGTCTAGATAGCTTCGCTGAATTTTCGGGCTTTGTGTGAGACGAGGGATGTGAAATTGTGAATGTATGAAAGATGTTGGTAGATGGTAACTAGACCACTTGAATGTTGAAACCAGTAGGATGTACGTTCAAGTACTCCTGCCATGATGAGTTGCTTATTTGGCCTATGCTGTAGGTTTAGTCAAAGTGTGAAACAATGTCTGGATTTTCCTATCTTCATATATTTCATTTTGTTTCAGAAGCAGACAATAATATGACACTCAGACTCagcttaaaaaaaaaatcagtgagAATGAACACACGATTATGCCTTGCATATATATACGTATActcctgctgctgttcctaagCAGGCTAGCCTGTTACTGGCACTAATTGCCTACGAAGATGCGGGTTTAGTTGACTCATTTCAACTTTTGCTTTTTGGTGCTCCAGCAATTGTTGGTGACATCACCCCTTCTGATGGTGTACCCAAGGAAGAGAAGAGCCGCAGGGAGAAAGAAGCATTGGACCATATGTGCGAGGTGCTTGGTGGAGGTTCAAGAGGTGAATGCCAAAACTTGCAATTGTAATACATTAACACTTTATGCTGTAGGTAATTAGGCATCTTAGGTTGTTACCACAAATCGTCTTTTCACGATATGTAGTTATATGAAATGAACTTGATGCTGTTGCGAACTGACATCAACTTTCTAGATTACACAATAGTTTAGACTTAGTGCTTCCAGTATGTGTGCATAGTGCCACAGTTCctaaagaaaaaagaataatatgTGGATGTCAATGAATTTTTTTGAATACAATATTATAGTAGTTGCATGTAATATCATTCCAGCTCTATTTTTTCTTTTACCCTTGAATAGATATCCACCTGCTATTATTATTTCTTAGATGGTCATTTTGCCACACGACACTTTTAACTTCCACCAGGGAAGCAGATCAGTACCTGGCAATTATTTTATAGAAATTCAGTGGACAGCTTGTGTTCTTATTTTTTTATACATAGTTTAGATAACCCTTGAACAATTCTGGGAGCATTCAGATCCCTTAAGTGTCAAGGAAACTCTTGACAACTTAAAATCATTCTCAGACTCTTTTCGGAGAACTGTTCTTTAcacttcttcttttctttttataagGTGTATTAGGTTTGAGAATTTCTTTCAAAGATATGCTTGGTCCAATAATTTCCCTTATGATATATGGATATATTATCAATTACTACAAAACCTGTTTCACTAAAAGGCATGTAAAATACTGAAATGTGAGTCTATTAATGTATCTTTTATGCACTAAATATACAAATATTTTGATTAGTTTCATTGACTTTTTTTAATCCTATTATGCCCTACATTTTGAAATGGAGGTTGTAAAGATAAGGAATACTTCTGTAGAAGCCAAAACTGAAGAGTTTATGTTCAACAAATGTTGATGCCTATGATTTTTGGAACATGATATTGTACTAAATGGTGATAATATTATTCCATCTCTAATGATTTTCTACCTTGAAGCATTGTGGATCCTTCTTTTACTCAAATGGCTATCATAACATCCAACATTTTTTCCCTGAGAGTTCCACATCATAGAAATCAAGTGTTCTGCTTGTGTTCTCATTATTCAAAACAGTAACTATTAAAAATTATTGGAGAGGGCCAGCATCCCTTGCTTACATGTGACGTTTACCTTTTAGAACTCAAAAAAGTCAAATCTCAGCAGCCTTTTGGAAACAGTTCTTCATGCAGCATAAAGGATGTTCTCTGTACAGGCCAGACTAAAGAGTCCATGTGATCTTCAACATGTCATATATATTAAATACTTGCCTTTATCTGCATGCTGTTGTTTTGCAGCACAAGAAATTCGTGAACTTTGGATGGAGTATGAGGAGAATGCGTCTTTGGAAGCAAAGGTTGTCAAAGATTTTGACAAGGTACAGTTTCATATTTCAATCAGTTGGTGGCATGATGGAAACGTCTGTCTGAAGCTATCAAATGGTAGTTCTTGTGATCATTTAACAGGCAATGCCATATAACTGGCAGGGTGTTTAACTACTGTAAACAATCATTATGATTTATGACCCTAACCTGTGGCTCCATCTTCTTCCTTTTCCTTTACATGCTGTAATCTTTTGTTGCTCTGTTATATTTTCAGATTGAGATGATACTTCAAGCTCTGGAGTATGAGAAGGGTGAGTTCATACTGGTGCTTGAATATTTGAACTATTGTTTTCCCATGCACAGTAGCTATAAAGTACAAACCACAAATATTAAAATGCATTCATCAAGTATTCCTGTTGAATAACCAAATAAATGTATATAGTTATCATCAGCTTACATTTCAAATATAGCACATATTTTCCTTTGCATCATTTGTGCTTACATAATTATTCAATTTGCTCCACAGCCTTCTGGGTGTGAGAAGTAATACATATAATCAATATCCTATCACTTAACACCTGGTACACTCcttgttgatcatgagatgggGTTAACAGTATCACACTTATGCGGTTATGCCTATGTGTttgaaaattttcagagcaagaaCGAGACCTTGAAGAATTCTTCCAATCAACAGCAGGTGTGatttctttatctttttctCTTTCCGTTATGTTCTTCTCAATTTTCATGAGCATCCAGCACATAAAATTGAACAATTAATCTAAGCTGAGAAGTCCGTTCATCTTTTTTTCATTCTTACACTTGAAATATGTTTTTCTGAGATAATATAAACATTCATCATAAATTCAGAACATATTAGTGCCTGAATGGTTATTGTTAGTTGAAACTAGACATTCTTTTATCATTAAGTGATGCATGCCTATGTCTTTTTATGTTTTTGTTTTATCAATCATGTGCTTGTGCTCAATCTCTTCAAGTTCACAACGTACTAATTTTTCCATAGTATTAGGCTATTAGCATCAGAATGGTtgtaacaaaaaaaaacatattttcTCCCACTTAATTCCCATGCAGGCAAATTTCAGACAGACATGGGAAAAGCATGGGCAGCGGAGATTGCATCGAGAAGAAAAACTAAGTGATCAAAATATCAAATGACACTCATTTTGGCACGTTGGTTTGAAGACAACTTGCTGGCACAGCATTTCTGTTGAACTTTGCTTTTACTAGACGATACTTCAAGGTGGCACTGAGACGTAGGCTTACCTTGGGAAAAATGAACTTCACCACATTTCTTGGTTCTGCTCTGATCCTGAGGCATATTGGGCTTGCGATACCACTGTACCAGGGCTCCAGATAAGCCACTTGGGTAAGGAGTTATATTGGTTGTAGCCTGTAGGTGCTCCTGTCACGAGCAATTAGCTGGATCCAACGTGAATCAGCACCATCTCGTGGTGATGTAAAATCCTACTTCTTGAATCACTGTACCATTACCGTTTCCTCTTGTTAATCCAGTTTCATGGTTTCGGCCATTTTTACATTTAATTGTGCTATTATTTTCAAGCATAATGAACCTGAATCTATTTTGGTTGTTGATGATGACCTGAAAGTGCATTCATATTTACATAGTACAATACAATGCTGAAGCTTACGGGAAGTGACCATTTCTTGCAATGAGGTATACTGGCATGTTGGAAACACGCTGTCCGGCACCCTGCTTCGCGTGCCTCGTCGCTTGTTCAAAAGGCAGGCGCTGGCCCCTGATAGTTTTGGTGTAGTGCCAAAACCACTTGAATTGCGTGTATCCAAATCCAAGTTATGACTGCAACTCCCAATCGACATCTGAAAGGCTGATAGATGCACGTTTGGCTCTCATTGATAACAGGGGAAATAGAATGCATCCAAATTATGATTGCAACTTCCAATCGACACCTGACAGGCTGAGAGATGCACGTTTGGCGCTCAATGATAACGGGGGAAATATACAGTGCAAACCTGATAACGACCCACTTCCAATCCAACGGCCCTGAAACGACGAAATACCCGGCGAGAGCTATGGTTCACGGCTTCACGCATGTTCATTCACTGAGATTGTTGCAGTGAATTGACATGATTGAACCAAGCTAAAGCAGCTTGGGAAATGGGATGTCTGCTTGAACAATATAGATTATCACTTTTTTTTACTGCAACTTATTTTCTAAGATATTTGTGTTCGCTTGTTTATTAgtctccatttcaaattataaattattctaACTTTTTTGGAAAGTTTAagcatttcaagtttgaccaaacttatataataaaataataatttttatGATGCcaaataagtattattagattcatcattaattatattttcatagtatacctatTTAATGTTACAAATATTTATAATTCTCTCtaaaattttggtcaaacttaagatactttgactctcaaaaaaattagaatgacttataaacaAGAGAGTAGCTATCAGTGCAGTTTCTATCGTGATTCATGTAACTGGACGGTGAAAGGCACATTCCCAATCTTGTAGGAAATTGAACCGTTCTCAAGAAGAAAACAGAATTATAGTTCGCTTTCCCTCATTTTGTGTGTTTAATGTGAAAACCTTAGAAAGTGAGACTTTGTATACTTCTTTCTCAAGTTCAAGTCACAATAATTTGAGTACACTGGCATGGTGATAAAAATTAGAAAGTAAGACTTTATATAGCAATTATTTTCTTAATATTTTCTATACAGAGTTTCATCGTTTATAGAAAGGAGATCGAGTACCTTTGTTATTACTTCCTCAGATTGAAAAAATAAATATCCATCTATACATCGACACCCACAATAAGATATGTGTATGCCCTATATATGTCTTATATAAGTTGACTTATAGGTCATGGGTAACACTGCTTATTGACCCATAAGTTAGTTTATATAAGCCATGACAAATAGACTAGACACTTTGATTGGCAATAGGGAAAAAATATGTGATACGAAAAGATTTTTCATAATGGTTAGTAATGTTAATCTTTTGTTGTTAGTCTACATAAAAGAGGGAATTTCACCTACGGTCCTAAATTTGTCCTAAATATTTAGGTAAGTCCAAACTGATCGGATCCGTACCAACCTCAAGTGCTTATGTGGCATGTCACCACCACACCCCACATATGAAAATCTCAACTCTAGcatatctatatctcttatataGATAAACTCCATTAGCTAATTCTCTTGACATGCAAAGCATCTATATCATCATCCACTAGAGCATCCCACTAACTATTTCTCTTGCCATGCAAAGCGTCCACATCAACATCCACTAAATCATCCCACTAATACATTACCACCATGAAAAGTATTCACATCATTATCCACTAATAAATCAAACAACACATATCATGTATCCAGCATCTATGTTATTCACACATTAGCAAACCACATTATTTTCTAACATATATTTAGTTGTTCATGCTAGAATACAAAAAATCATCCACTAACATATATTATGATAATATAATTTTACCGGTgattcccgcagcaacgcgcggggcaTTCTCCTAGTATGATTGGTTAGAGAAGATGCCTTAATACTTGGCTCAGCAACATTTTCGATTATGTTCCAAGATATGTCATTCTACTAAATATTTATGAAGTATTATGTCATTCTACTAAATATTTATGAAGTATTGAGCATCCACATATGGTTCATATACTAGATATCTTATACAGATCTTGCTCACATGATCATCAAGCCTTTCAGATACTTGGC is a window encoding:
- the LOC110435096 gene encoding HD domain-containing protein 2 homolog encodes the protein MGGGSRALSLSSLCATTLAAAKPPQHPFPFAPASRALPHRLAAAMSSSSSPTPAAPAASGDAGAPAPSASNAIDFLTLCYRLKTTKRAGWVKRGVQGPESVADHMYRMGVMALVAADLPGVDRDRCVKMAIVHDIAEAIVGDITPSDGVPKEEKSRREKEALDHMCEVLGGGSRAQEIRELWMEYEENASLEAKVVKDFDKIEMILQALEYEKEQERDLEEFFQSTAGKFQTDMGKAWAAEIASRRKTK